Proteins encoded by one window of Acidobacteriota bacterium:
- a CDS encoding GNAT family N-acetyltransferase — translation MKITNSTMDDIDLILGFYDDAIAYQKKVFGQHWLGFERRQVEREIAEHRQFKIVVNEQIACTFVVTFNDPLIWGERDQDPAIYLHRIITHSAFRGAGFVKHIVEWAKAYARQNHKQFVRLDTWANNQKLIDYYIAHGFTYLGDIYPEKVNELPKHYEGVALALFEMNIE, via the coding sequence ATGAAAATTACCAACAGCACAATGGATGATATTGATTTGATTCTTGGGTTTTACGATGATGCGATTGCCTATCAAAAAAAGGTCTTCGGGCAACACTGGCTCGGTTTTGAGCGCCGTCAGGTCGAGCGCGAAATTGCCGAACATCGCCAGTTCAAAATCGTGGTCAATGAGCAAATCGCCTGCACCTTTGTCGTCACCTTCAATGACCCGCTAATCTGGGGTGAAAGAGATCAAGACCCGGCAATTTATCTTCATCGCATCATTACGCATTCAGCATTTAGAGGCGCAGGATTTGTCAAACACATTGTTGAATGGGCGAAAGCCTATGCGCGACAAAATCATAAACAGTTTGTTCGCCTGGATACCTGGGCAAACAATCAAAAGCTTATCGATTATTACATTGCCCACGGATTTACCTATCTTGGCGATATTTATCCCGAAAAAGTAAACGAACTGCCCAAACATTACGAAGGCGTCGCGCTCGCTCTATTTGAAATGAACATCGAGTAA
- a CDS encoding VOC family protein translates to MNRAIAMLSLVVRDYDEAIEFFTKALRFVLLEDTPMEGGKRWVVVAPPDSKGASLLLAKAATPEQLARVGNQTDGRVFLFLHTTDFWNDYRHMQAYGVKFAEAPRQEVYGTVVVFYDLYGNKWDLAQPRKT, encoded by the coding sequence ATGAATCGCGCCATCGCCATGCTTTCGTTAGTAGTTCGTGATTACGACGAAGCTATTGAATTTTTTACCAAAGCGTTGCGATTTGTGTTGCTGGAAGACACGCCGATGGAAGGCGGGAAACGCTGGGTGGTGGTTGCGCCGCCCGATTCAAAAGGCGCTTCTCTGTTGCTTGCCAAAGCCGCGACCCCTGAACAACTCGCGCGCGTCGGCAATCAAACCGACGGGCGGGTCTTTCTGTTTTTACACACCACGGATTTCTGGAATGACTACCGGCATATGCAAGCTTACGGGGTGAAATTTGCGGAAGCGCCGCGCCAGGAAGTTTACGGAACCGTTGTGGTTTTCTATGACCTCTATGGCAACAAGTGGGATTTGGCGCAACCAAGAAAAACTTAA
- a CDS encoding NAD(P)/FAD-dependent oxidoreductase, which translates to MSPKPTVAVIGAGLGGLCAGIKLKEAGFNELVILEKGDKVGGTWRDNTYPGCACDTPVALYQFSFAPSLKWSHLFPRHHEVQQYTEDLADNFGLRSHLHLADETISAIWDDERAAWTLTTRQGKTYEAQVIIPALGQLNRPMLPAIEGRESFAGVSFHSARWNHRIDLTGKRVAVIGSAASAIQIIPEVAKIAGHLSVFQRTPNWILPRRDRPISDEEKLLIMTAPHVAVHNREDIYLWADYLFWQAFSWTEVGRAAFTRMALDHLHEQISDPALRQKLTPDYPIGCKRVLFADDIYPAFMRPNVSLETNAIVRITANGIETGDGAHHEVDVIVYATGFETTGWQWSLDVTGKNGAHLREAWAEIPEAYLGITTCGFPNMFMLYGPNTNLGHNAITFMIEQQAEYIVKALAAMQERNLVAIEVTKAAQDAFNRELQAALATTVWADPGAGSWYKTADGKITQNWSSHTRDYAKATAEINWDAFGVREQKTSAAG; encoded by the coding sequence ATGTCACCCAAACCAACTGTCGCGGTAATCGGAGCTGGACTCGGCGGATTATGTGCCGGAATCAAGTTAAAAGAAGCAGGGTTTAATGAACTGGTCATTCTCGAAAAAGGCGACAAGGTCGGCGGCACCTGGCGCGATAACACCTATCCGGGTTGCGCCTGTGATACGCCGGTGGCGCTCTATCAATTTTCGTTCGCGCCGAGTTTGAAATGGAGCCATCTTTTCCCGCGCCATCACGAAGTTCAACAATACACCGAAGACCTCGCGGATAATTTCGGATTGCGTTCGCATCTGCATCTCGCGGACGAAACCATTTCGGCAATCTGGGATGACGAGCGCGCCGCGTGGACGCTCACTACAAGGCAAGGCAAAACCTATGAAGCCCAGGTCATCATCCCTGCGCTTGGACAACTCAATCGTCCGATGCTTCCCGCTATCGAAGGACGCGAGAGTTTCGCGGGCGTTTCGTTTCATTCGGCGCGTTGGAATCACCGCATTGATTTAACCGGCAAACGTGTAGCGGTCATCGGTTCGGCGGCGAGCGCCATTCAAATCATTCCCGAAGTCGCAAAAATCGCCGGACATTTAAGCGTTTTTCAACGCACGCCAAACTGGATTTTGCCAAGACGCGACCGCCCGATAAGCGATGAAGAAAAATTGCTGATTATGACTGCGCCGCATGTCGCCGTGCATAACCGCGAAGATATTTACCTGTGGGCGGATTATTTGTTCTGGCAGGCGTTCAGTTGGACAGAGGTCGGACGCGCGGCATTCACACGCATGGCGTTGGATCATTTGCATGAACAGATTTCAGACCCGGCGCTGCGACAGAAACTCACACCCGATTATCCCATCGGTTGTAAACGTGTGCTGTTTGCAGATGACATCTACCCCGCGTTTATGCGTCCGAATGTATCACTGGAAACCAATGCGATTGTGCGCATCACTGCAAACGGCATTGAAACCGGTGACGGCGCGCATCACGAAGTTGATGTGATTGTTTATGCCACAGGTTTTGAAACCACCGGCTGGCAATGGTCGCTCGATGTGACTGGCAAAAACGGCGCGCATCTTCGTGAAGCGTGGGCGGAAATTCCTGAAGCCTATTTAGGCATCACTACCTGCGGGTTTCCGAATATGTTTATGCTTTACGGTCCCAACACCAATCTCGGACATAACGCGATTACCTTTATGATTGAGCAACAGGCTGAGTACATCGTGAAGGCTCTCGCGGCAATGCAGGAGAGAAATCTGGTTGCTATTGAAGTAACCAAAGCGGCGCAGGATGCGTTTAACCGAGAGTTACAAGCCGCGCTTGCAACAACCGTGTGGGCAGACCCCGGCGCGGGTTCGTGGTACAAAACCGCCGATGGCAAGATTACCCAGAACTGGTCTTCACATACGCGCGATTATGCGAAAGCGACTGCCGAAATCAACTGGGATGCCTTCGGTGTTCGCGAACAAAAAACTTCTGCGGCGGGATAA
- a CDS encoding isocitrate lyase/phosphoenolpyruvate mutase family protein, which translates to MLTQTEKGDHFRQLHQRPQAFIIPNPWDIGTARILAHLGFAALATTSAGYAFSRGQRDNTIDRDQMLMHTKEIAEATDLPVSADLENGFADAPDAIAETVRLAAATGLVGCSIEDMSKDANQPIYDFAFAVERVRAASEAARALPFTFTLTARAENYLVGRPDINDTIRRLQAYQEAGAEVLYAPGLKSKADIVSVVSSVDRPVNVVMGLQGVQLSLAELSEIGVKRISVGSALSRAAFGAFLRAAEEMRTHGTFTFADEAVSYKDLSAMFNE; encoded by the coding sequence ATGTTGACGCAAACTGAAAAAGGCGACCACTTTCGCCAACTTCACCAACGCCCTCAAGCGTTTATTATTCCCAATCCCTGGGACATTGGAACCGCGCGAATACTGGCGCATCTGGGATTTGCAGCATTGGCAACCACCAGCGCCGGTTACGCCTTTTCACGCGGTCAGCGAGACAACACCATCGACCGTGACCAGATGTTGATGCATACCAAAGAAATCGCCGAGGCGACGGATTTGCCGGTAAGCGCCGATCTCGAAAACGGTTTCGCAGACGCGCCTGATGCGATTGCCGAAACCGTCAGGCTGGCTGCCGCAACCGGATTGGTCGGCTGTTCCATCGAAGATATGAGCAAGGATGCCAATCAACCCATCTATGATTTTGCATTTGCGGTTGAGCGTGTACGAGCCGCATCTGAAGCGGCACGCGCGCTTCCTTTCACGTTCACTTTAACGGCGCGCGCCGAAAATTATCTCGTCGGTCGCCCGGACATCAACGACACCATACGGCGACTCCAAGCTTATCAAGAGGCAGGTGCCGAGGTGTTGTACGCGCCGGGACTAAAGAGCAAAGCCGATATTGTTTCGGTGGTCAGTTCAGTTGATCGCCCGGTGAATGTAGTGATGGGATTGCAGGGCGTGCAACTCTCGCTTGCAGAACTTTCAGAAATCGGCGTCAAACGCATCAGTGTGGGAAGCGCCCTGTCGCGCGCGGCATTTGGCGCTTTTTTACGCGCGGCTGAAGAAATGCGAACCCACGGGACATTTACGTTTGCTGATGAGGCGGTGAGTTACAAAGACCTGAGCGCCATGTTCAACGAATAA
- a CDS encoding cupin domain-containing protein — protein sequence MMLNKILTSYDWFDHPDGPKFVETHRDTYRTVGHWLFLPQSFSAFHRVENNEEIWAIHSGRLLIHILEPPGQHKIFRLGMDFNNGERPVVTVAKGVWQAAEIPAGVEFAFGTNICAPPFSFAEFSIAKRETLVQQFPQHEESILRLTRS from the coding sequence ATGATGTTGAATAAAATTTTGACTTCCTATGATTGGTTCGATCACCCCGATGGTCCGAAATTTGTCGAGACGCATCGCGACACTTACCGCACGGTGGGTCACTGGCTGTTTTTGCCGCAAAGTTTTTCAGCTTTTCATCGCGTAGAAAATAATGAAGAGATTTGGGCAATTCATAGCGGGCGACTGTTGATTCATATTCTGGAACCGCCTGGTCAGCACAAAATATTTCGCCTCGGTATGGATTTTAATAATGGCGAGCGCCCTGTGGTGACGGTTGCAAAAGGCGTCTGGCAGGCGGCGGAAATTCCCGCAGGGGTCGAATTCGCGTTCGGCACTAACATTTGTGCGCCGCCATTTTCTTTTGCAGAATTTTCCATCGCAAAGCGTGAAACCCTGGTTCAACAATTTCCCCAACATGAAGAAAGCATTTTGCGCCTGACCAGAAGTTAA
- a CDS encoding ornithine cyclodeaminase family protein (catalyzes the formation of L-proline from L-ornithine) — translation MLILSEADLKQILTIREVIEAVETGFQSLFQGEALAPERLNLAIPSQNAVLLEMPSRIESASQTLLGTKIVSVFPANVAKNLDIVQGLYLLLDGETGKPLALMEGKFITAMRTAAASALATRLMMSEGKKTLGVFGAGVQARFHIEAMVEVASIEKIFIASRTIEKAERLAEFVEAAYRIPCDVMSADEVAESSDLICTCTNSSEPLFEGRLLQAGCHINAIGAFTPRMRELDSLAVKRARVIIDAHTAAGAEAGDLLIPIAEGAINPTHIQGTLAEVVAGKIRGRASANEITLFKSCGLAIEDLVTAQLAYEKAQIKGIGTRITF, via the coding sequence ATGCTCATCCTATCAGAAGCCGACCTCAAACAAATTCTTACGATACGCGAAGTCATCGAAGCGGTTGAAACCGGCTTCCAGAGCCTGTTTCAAGGCGAAGCCTTGGCGCCGGAACGCTTGAACCTGGCGATTCCTTCACAAAATGCTGTGCTTTTGGAGATGCCTTCGCGGATTGAAAGCGCCTCACAAACTCTGCTTGGCACCAAAATCGTTTCGGTCTTTCCGGCAAATGTCGCGAAAAATCTGGACATCGTGCAGGGGCTTTATCTGTTGCTTGATGGGGAAACCGGAAAACCGCTGGCGTTGATGGAAGGCAAATTCATCACCGCCATGCGCACGGCTGCGGCTTCTGCACTGGCGACCAGGTTAATGATGAGCGAGGGCAAAAAAACTCTGGGAGTTTTTGGCGCAGGCGTGCAGGCGCGTTTTCATATCGAAGCGATGGTCGAAGTCGCAAGCATCGAAAAAATCTTCATTGCGTCGCGCACCATTGAAAAAGCTGAGCGACTTGCAGAGTTTGTTGAAGCCGCTTACCGGATTCCCTGCGATGTAATGAGCGCCGATGAAGTCGCCGAGAGTAGCGATTTAATTTGCACCTGCACGAATTCAAGCGAGCCGCTCTTTGAGGGTCGTTTATTGCAAGCCGGTTGTCATATCAATGCCATCGGCGCGTTCACGCCCAGGATGCGCGAACTCGATAGCCTGGCGGTCAAACGCGCGCGGGTTATCATTGATGCGCACACCGCCGCAGGCGCGGAAGCCGGTGATTTATTGATTCCGATTGCCGAAGGCGCAATCAACCCAACTCATATCCAAGGCACACTCGCCGAAGTCGTCGCCGGTAAAATTCGCGGTCGCGCGTCCGCAAATGAAATCACCCTGTTTAAATCGTGCGGCTTGGCAATCGAAGATTTGGTCACCGCGCAACTGGCTTATGAGAAAGCTCAGATTAAGGGCATCGGCACGCGAATCACTTTTTGA
- a CDS encoding response regulator, with protein sequence MPGKVLIAEDDATSRTIYSTFLEAQGYEVIEVANGNDALKVIEHEPVDVLLTDVVMDGLDGMALLACARDVQPNMRAIVMTSQRTPNAIIAALRNQVCDFLTKPFELEELSDSVKCAMERAVVTNIEVISAKPDWIELRVPCDLNAVEPIQKVLSGMHDDLPKETRDAIGSVFREMLNNAIEHGGKLDPTKQVKVKYIKLKRAILYSIQDPGEGFKLEELEHAAITNPDDNPFQHMEKRLAKGMRPGGFGIMLASQTIDELLYNEKHNELIFVKYIDPAQE encoded by the coding sequence ATGCCTGGTAAGGTTCTAATCGCTGAAGACGACGCCACAAGCCGAACCATCTACTCCACCTTTCTTGAAGCGCAAGGCTACGAAGTCATTGAAGTCGCCAATGGCAACGATGCGCTGAAAGTGATTGAGCATGAACCGGTAGATGTGTTGTTGACCGACGTAGTGATGGATGGCTTGGATGGGATGGCGTTGCTCGCCTGCGCGCGCGATGTGCAACCGAATATGCGCGCGATTGTGATGACCAGTCAGCGAACCCCGAATGCCATTATTGCCGCGTTGCGCAATCAGGTCTGCGATTTTTTAACCAAACCGTTCGAGCTTGAAGAATTGAGCGATTCCGTCAAATGCGCGATGGAACGCGCGGTGGTCACTAACATCGAAGTCATCTCCGCCAAACCCGATTGGATTGAACTGCGCGTGCCCTGTGATTTGAATGCGGTTGAACCGATTCAAAAAGTTTTATCCGGCATGCATGATGATTTGCCGAAAGAGACCCGCGATGCGATTGGTTCGGTGTTTCGCGAAATGCTCAATAATGCCATCGAACACGGCGGCAAACTCGACCCCACCAAACAGGTCAAAGTCAAATACATCAAATTAAAACGCGCCATTTTATATTCCATCCAAGACCCCGGCGAAGGCTTCAAGCTCGAAGAACTCGAACACGCGGCAATCACCAATCCCGATGACAATCCCTTTCAACACATGGAAAAACGTCTGGCAAAAGGTATGCGTCCGGGCGGTTTCGGCATCATGCTCGCCTCGCAAACCATCGACGAACTCCTCTACAACGAAAAGCATAACGAACTGATTTTCGTGAAATACATCGACCCGGCGCAGGAATAG
- a CDS encoding phosphotransferase family protein: MSHIADKDTAPIRQGEELNNQALENYLREHLPQALTGETFDADAGLSVQQFPGGHSNLTYWVSMFGREFVLRRPPFGPVAPTAHDMPREYRLLAAINPHFNLAPKPYLLCEDTAILGVPFYLMERRAGLVIRRDLPDELHGQPVALRQISEAMIQTMARLHAVDIYATGLVNIGKPVGFVTRQVKGWTERWHRAKTKEIPEIDAVVEWLLDKLPPEPDPEAGRPATLVHNDLKLDNVMLDPEDVSKVVAVLDWEMCTVGDPLIDLGILLCYWAERDDPEDRREAISPVTVQEGWMTRAEITELYAKLTGRDVSRIAFYEIFAIFKIAVVVQQIYFRYVRGQTHDERFAAFGPRIEGLARAALELTKQSKL, translated from the coding sequence TTGAGCCACATTGCCGATAAAGATACTGCGCCCATCCGACAGGGCGAAGAGTTAAATAATCAGGCGTTGGAAAATTATTTGCGCGAACATTTGCCACAGGCATTAACCGGCGAGACCTTTGACGCAGATGCAGGGCTAAGCGTTCAACAATTTCCCGGCGGGCATTCCAATTTAACTTACTGGGTGAGCATGTTCGGACGCGAATTCGTTTTGCGCCGCCCGCCGTTTGGTCCGGTCGCGCCGACTGCGCACGATATGCCGCGCGAATACCGCTTGCTTGCCGCCATCAATCCGCATTTCAACCTCGCGCCGAAACCTTATCTGCTTTGCGAAGACACCGCGATTCTCGGTGTGCCGTTTTATTTGATGGAGCGCCGCGCCGGATTGGTCATTCGCCGCGATTTGCCTGATGAATTGCACGGGCAACCGGTTGCGCTTCGCCAAATCAGCGAAGCGATGATTCAAACGATGGCGCGATTGCACGCGGTTGATATTTATGCGACGGGACTGGTGAATATCGGTAAACCCGTTGGCTTTGTCACACGACAAGTGAAAGGTTGGACGGAACGCTGGCATCGCGCCAAGACCAAAGAGATTCCCGAAATCGATGCGGTTGTCGAATGGTTGCTCGATAAATTGCCGCCCGAACCAGACCCCGAAGCGGGACGACCGGCGACCCTCGTGCATAACGATTTGAAATTGGACAACGTGATGCTCGACCCCGAAGACGTTTCCAAAGTCGTCGCGGTTTTGGATTGGGAAATGTGTACGGTCGGCGACCCGCTCATTGATTTAGGCATCCTGCTTTGTTACTGGGCAGAGCGCGACGACCCGGAAGACCGCCGCGAAGCCATCAGCCCGGTCACCGTTCAAGAGGGCTGGATGACCCGCGCCGAAATCACCGAGCTTTACGCCAAACTCACCGGGCGCGATGTGTCGCGCATCGCTTTTTATGAAATCTTCGCGATATTCAAAATCGCAGTGGTCGTTCAACAAATCTATTTTCGTTATGTGCGCGGGCAAACCCACGATGAACGATTCGCGGCATTCGGCCCGCGCATCGAAGGACTTGCGAGAGCCGCGCTTGAACTGACCAAACAATCGAAACTTTAA
- a CDS encoding histidine phosphatase family protein produces the protein MSNIYFIRHAQAGSRDNYDRLSELGEQQATLLGKHFAEQGIAFSKIISGAMQRQQRTAELVSNEIVKAGLATTDVVVDAQWNEFSLLSVYTSYVSRLIEESESFARDYAEMQEMLKRDPHAVRGAAGRCDAQVIISWMQNRYPVEGESWQAFRSRILSCLANIPDGDENQAIAVFTSATPISIMTGHALELTDEKLLRILGVIANSSVTVMRKSGEDLRLFSFNATPHLNDNNRTYR, from the coding sequence ATGTCCAACATTTATTTCATACGCCACGCGCAGGCAGGTTCGCGCGATAATTACGACCGGCTTTCCGAACTCGGTGAGCAACAGGCAACCCTGTTAGGCAAACATTTCGCCGAGCAGGGAATCGCTTTTTCTAAAATTATTTCCGGCGCGATGCAACGCCAGCAACGCACCGCTGAACTGGTCAGCAATGAAATTGTAAAAGCCGGGCTGGCGACCACAGATGTTGTGGTTGATGCGCAATGGAATGAATTCAGCCTGCTTTCGGTGTATACCTCGTATGTCTCACGCCTGATTGAAGAGAGCGAATCCTTTGCCCGCGATTATGCGGAGATGCAGGAGATGTTGAAGCGTGACCCGCACGCCGTGCGCGGCGCTGCCGGACGTTGTGATGCCCAGGTGATTATTTCGTGGATGCAAAATCGCTATCCGGTCGAAGGCGAATCGTGGCAGGCTTTTCGTTCGCGCATTCTTTCGTGCCTGGCGAACATTCCCGATGGCGACGAGAACCAGGCGATTGCGGTGTTTACGTCGGCGACTCCGATTTCGATTATGACCGGTCATGCGCTTGAACTGACAGATGAAAAGCTGCTCAGAATTTTAGGTGTGATTGCCAATAGCAGCGTGACCGTGATGCGCAAGAGCGGCGAAGATTTGCGGCTTTTCAGTTTTAATGCAACGCCACACCTGAATGACAACAATCGCACCTATCGTTAG